The Brassica oleracea var. oleracea cultivar TO1000 chromosome C7, BOL, whole genome shotgun sequence sequence TCGAAATGGTCCACGTCAGCAACAGATTCCAATGTCTCGTCTAAGTGGTACTGCCTACGCAAAACCGTTAACGTTGACGGTGACTGCGAAGAAGAAGAGGAGGAGTCCGAGACATCGGGATCCGAATCCGATGAAGAGAATCGGGTCGGGCGAAACAGACGGTCCGGGTTGGATGATCAAGACAAGAAAGGTACGTTAGTGAACCTTGACTCTGAGAAAGAGCTTGAGATCGAGACGCTTCTCAAAGCTTCGGCTTATATTTTGGGAGCCACCGGTTCGGGCATAATGTATAAAGCAGTTCTTCAAGACAGTACGGCTGTGGCGGTTCGACGTATCGCTGAGTGCGGTTTAGACCGGTTTAGAGATTTCGAGACTCAGGTTCGAGCCTTGGCTAAGCTGGTACATCCTAACCTGGTTCGAATTCGAGGTTTCTATTGGGGATCAGACGAGAAGCTTGTTATTTACGATTTTGTCCCTAACGGCAGCCTCGCTAACGCCCGTTACAGTAAGTCTCATTTTCTCGTTCTCTCTGATTTAACGCTTACGTTAGTAGGGTTGTGTGTTAGTAAACTAACATGTGCGTGAGAGTAAAAACTGTCGGTTTCGGAGTCAGAGAGTTGGTTCCAACTAAAACATGTATGTCAGTTAATGCTCGGAGGAGAGTCAACGTCAATTCTCAAAACTGATTTTTTAAATATTTTTGGTTACTATCTCAAATGCAAGATAATGACAGTTCTGTTTCTGTGAAATCTCACTGTTGAGTAACTTGAGTCCATATATAGTGATTTTGTTGTTTTGTATTGGTATATGCAATGATACAAGTGCTTTTGCTCTACTTTTGTCTCTTTGTTTAGATAAGAATCAGTAAGGGAATCGCTAACTTGCGCATGTACGTCTTCGTCTAATATTTGGCTTGTGTCTTTTTTTCTTATAATGGCAGGGAAAGTGGGCTCCTCGTCTTGTCATTTACCTTGGGAAGCTCGGCTCAAGATAGCGAAAGGTGTAGCTCGCGGGCTAACGTACATACACGACAAGAAGCACGTGCATGGCAACCTCAAGCCAAGTAATATCCTTTTGGGTTTAGATATGGAGCCGAAAGTTGCAGATTTTGGACTTGAAAAGCTTTTAATTGGAGACATGAGTTACCGAACCGGTGGATCGGCTCCAATATTCGGAAGCAAGAGATCAACGTCATCTCATGACTTTGGGCCGAGCCCGAGCCCAAGCCCAAGCTCAGTTGGTTTACCTTACAACGCTCCGGAATCTCTCAGGAGCATAAAACCAAATCCAAAGTGGGACGTGTATTCTTTTGGAGTTATCCTCCTCGAGTTGCTAACGGGGAAGATCGTGGTGGTTGATGAGCTTGGACAGGTTAATGGGCTTGTGATCGATGACGGTGACCGGGCGATGAGAATGGCGGATGCGGCTATACGAGCTGAGTTAGAAGGCAAAGAAGAAGCAGTGTTGGCATGTTTGAAAATGGGGCTAGCATGTGCTTCTCCAATACCACAGAGAAGGCCTAATATCAAAGAGGCGTTGCAAGTTCTAGAGAAATTCCCTTTTCATTTTAGTTCACAATAATGATAATAAATAGTACCAAGAAAGATTTAATAGCTTGACTGTGTGTACTTAGAGTTAGATCATTGATTACTGTGTGTCCCATCTGATTATTGAGTTTATATGGGCCGAATAAGAAATTAGGTATTGGGCTTTTATGAAGTAATCTGATTAATAGACCCATTAAAAGCACCCGGATCCGAAATATTAGGAGCGGGTAAAGATTCGGGTTTGGGAATTTGAATTGAAAACTCCGCTCTCGTCTCTCCAAATTTGAAAAGAGCCGTAAGAGAGTTGGATCTGAGGTAAAGACGAAGATTGGGATGATGGATTCAGCATATTTCGTAGGGAGATCGGAGATTCTAGCGTGGATTAACTCAACCCTGCAACTAAATCTCTCCAAAGTCGAGGAGGTATTAATCATCTCGGTTGACCAATTTTCTCTTCAATCGTTGAGGAACCTCAGATCTTAGGCTATCATCTTCTACTAGCGTTGATGATTAGTTGTGGAATTGAATACGGATCTATGGATGTGTAGGCTTGTTCAGGAGCAGTTCACTGCCAGCTCATGGATTCGGTGCACCCTGGAGCTGTGCCG is a genomic window containing:
- the LOC106306034 gene encoding probable LRR receptor-like serine/threonine-protein kinase At4g37250, translated to MTTLAAVFRRYLFVLTVLLCDRSLALNTDGVLLLSFRYSIINDPLSVLRSWRYEDETPCSWRGVTCEESSRHVTVLSLPSSKLSGTLPSNLGSLPSLQRLDLSNNSINGSFPASLLNATELRFLDLSRNHISGELPASFGASSKLNVLNLSENAFVGELPATLGWYQNLTVISLKHNYLSGEIPGGFKSTEFLDLSSNLIRGSLPLRFGGSRLRYFNASFNRISGEIPSGFADEIPENATVDLSFNQLTGQIPGFRVLENQESNSFSGNPALCGSDPAKHPCRGSEATSQPPSLTPNSPPALAAIPNTLEPTNHPISSKAGSKSKSALKPVIIVGIVVGDIAGLAILGIVVFYIYQSRKRKTVTATSKWSTSATDSNVSSKWYCLRKTVNVDGDCEEEEEESETSGSESDEENRVGRNRRSGLDDQDKKGTLVNLDSEKELEIETLLKASAYILGATGSGIMYKAVLQDSTAVAVRRIAECGLDRFRDFETQVRALAKLVHPNLVRIRGFYWGSDEKLVIYDFVPNGSLANARYRKVGSSSCHLPWEARLKIAKGVARGLTYIHDKKHVHGNLKPSNILLGLDMEPKVADFGLEKLLIGDMSYRTGGSAPIFGSKRSTSSHDFGPSPSPSPSSVGLPYNAPESLRSIKPNPKWDVYSFGVILLELLTGKIVVVDELGQVNGLVIDDGDRAMRMADAAIRAELEGKEEAVLACLKMGLACASPIPQRRPNIKEALQVLEKFPFHFSSQ